In Campylobacter sp. VBCF_01 NA2, one DNA window encodes the following:
- the ciaB gene encoding invasion protein CiaB, giving the protein MNNFDRLNELVSETKANLNALYANSDSEIIKQGLQICEFSDTQSAKIAILRRIVDLKEEAMMQEFRKLGYDANKQSLLREKMYDYVRQIHSDMHAALIAKIEEEKILNPFYLELIKSVHKIGLVINQMQKSWQKLIIDTNNKRLEMNFASIADAKEYLFENELLQRTPHDEICDRCYGAIIQDSEGKFVMAPYAVAFEEDSKELIGTFNKAILELEDLASNAEERAYIYYLAKLRTAFAERNNVFVIGAWRDAEMAWMETKSPIQIGHPLEYYEDNYTHAVALEWDIRLSQPTRFDADKFKAEISASFDKIYKQIGANSPVMRSLVLSNIDKTQLYISTPMIYYGADLNGLFSAQVVPNDEFVSTNCGKKIFAFVNFVYESAKAKPFMKISSQIFDLDYLNFGREILFKQPKIWRMVYEISTIGHEFGHIFFIDEDTESLMNKSGAFKLVEEYKATTGGLINFFFNEKPEMRLPVLDELIRRSVGLIAWQRVNDVRPYYCEGLIHLTLLFRSGVLKFDGAKLAVDFSEAGYERFKKICLKNYEILASTYYKKLDAYDFLDGFVENTSGVYLPKDAVCREFVEYYYALYEKIGNEIDESGEREKWVN; this is encoded by the coding sequence ATGAATAATTTCGATCGATTAAATGAATTGGTGAGCGAAACGAAGGCAAATTTAAACGCACTTTATGCAAACTCAGATAGCGAAATCATAAAACAAGGTCTGCAAATTTGCGAATTTAGCGACACGCAAAGCGCGAAAATCGCGATTTTAAGGCGCATTGTGGATTTAAAAGAAGAAGCGATGATGCAAGAATTTCGCAAGCTAGGCTATGACGCAAACAAACAAAGCCTGCTACGCGAAAAAATGTATGATTATGTCAGGCAAATACACTCTGACATGCATGCCGCGCTTATCGCAAAAATTGAAGAGGAAAAAATTTTAAACCCATTTTATTTGGAACTTATCAAAAGCGTGCATAAAATCGGACTTGTAATCAATCAAATGCAAAAAAGCTGGCAAAAACTCATCATTGATACCAACAACAAACGCTTAGAGATGAATTTCGCCAGTATCGCGGACGCCAAAGAGTATCTTTTCGAAAACGAGCTTTTACAGCGCACGCCACACGATGAAATTTGCGATCGTTGCTATGGCGCGATTATCCAAGATAGCGAGGGCAAATTTGTCATGGCGCCCTATGCCGTGGCATTTGAAGAAGATAGCAAGGAGCTAATCGGCACATTTAATAAAGCGATTTTAGAGCTAGAAGATCTAGCTAGCAACGCCGAGGAGCGGGCATATATCTACTACCTAGCCAAGCTTCGCACAGCCTTTGCCGAGCGCAACAATGTCTTTGTAATCGGCGCGTGGCGGGACGCTGAAATGGCGTGGATGGAGACCAAATCCCCGATACAAATCGGCCATCCACTTGAATACTACGAGGATAACTACACACACGCAGTCGCGCTAGAATGGGACATCAGACTATCTCAGCCAACTAGGTTTGACGCTGATAAATTTAAGGCCGAAATAAGTGCTAGCTTTGATAAAATTTACAAACAAATCGGCGCAAATAGCCCTGTAATGCGCTCGCTCGTGCTTTCAAACATTGATAAAACCCAGCTTTATATCTCCACGCCGATGATTTATTACGGCGCAGATTTAAACGGGCTATTTTCGGCGCAGGTTGTGCCAAATGACGAATTCGTCAGCACAAACTGCGGAAAGAAAATTTTCGCATTTGTAAATTTTGTCTATGAAAGCGCCAAAGCCAAGCCGTTTATGAAAATTTCATCGCAAATTTTTGATTTAGATTATCTAAATTTTGGGCGCGAAATTTTATTCAAACAGCCTAAAATTTGGCGTATGGTCTATGAAATCTCCACAATCGGCCACGAGTTTGGTCATATATTTTTCATCGACGAGGACACAGAGTCGCTGATGAATAAATCAGGCGCTTTCAAGCTCGTCGAAGAATACAAGGCCACCACAGGCGGATTAATCAACTTCTTTTTCAACGAAAAACCAGAAATGCGCCTACCGGTCCTTGACGAGCTAATCCGCCGCAGCGTGGGGCTCATCGCGTGGCAAAGGGTAAATGATGTGAGGCCGTATTATTGCGAGGGGCTAATTCATCTGACGCTATTATTTCGCTCTGGCGTGCTGAAATTTGACGGCGCGAAGCTCGCAGTCGATTTTAGCGAGGCGGGGTATGAGAGATTTAAGAAAATTTGCCTGAAAAATTACGAAATTTTAGCGAGCACTTATTACAAAAAGCTCGACGCTTACGACTTTTTGGACGGATTTGTCGAAAATACTAGCGGCGTGTATCTGCCAAAAGACGCGGTGTGTAGGGAGTTTGTGGAGTATTACTACGCGCTTTATGAAAAAATCGGCAACGAAATCGACGAGAGTGGCGAGCGTGAAAAATGGGTAAATTAG
- a CDS encoding acyl-CoA thioesterase gives MEHMGEAVIKIIAMPTDTNPAGNIFGGWILSQIDLAGTVAAREFAPERVVTISMKEVIFKQPVFVGDLVTCHATVTKIGNTSITVLVNVTAERYCKESRSRICQHVTSAEVTYVAVDSEGNKLVIDPELKKLKGF, from the coding sequence ATGGAACACATGGGCGAAGCAGTTATAAAAATCATCGCTATGCCAACAGACACTAACCCAGCCGGAAATATTTTTGGCGGATGGATTTTATCACAGATTGATTTGGCTGGAACGGTCGCAGCAAGGGAGTTCGCGCCTGAGCGCGTGGTCACGATATCGATGAAAGAGGTGATTTTCAAACAGCCTGTTTTCGTGGGAGATTTAGTCACTTGCCACGCAACCGTGACCAAAATCGGCAACACTTCGATTACGGTTTTGGTAAATGTCACAGCCGAGAGATATTGCAAAGAGTCGCGCTCTCGCATTTGCCAGCATGTAACAAGCGCAGAAGTAACCTATGTAGCCGTCGATAGCGAGGGCAACAAACTCGTAATCGATCCAGAGCTAAAAAAATTAAAGGGATTTTAG
- a CDS encoding EI24 domain-containing protein translates to MGKIFRLSIKDFFTKKFITLSLLPFFCALLVLGYFMYFGGSEIFALLEEGAKSGDFSFLDEARFPLIAKLLAYGATKWIIGVIFYTFGTFLVLMLSVFCALFIAGFLTPIVTKEINLRHYHLERADEPNLGRVLTLMAIEILKFIGILLLCLLLLAVPLINLFVINIPFFYIYYKLILIDVASNTLDKKSFEKCYKKGGGYKFMLSVFLFYLACLIPLVGLFFQLFFIIYLSHIIFLSQLKFKKINANQ, encoded by the coding sequence ATGGGTAAAATTTTTCGCCTTTCAATCAAAGATTTTTTTACGAAAAAATTCATCACCCTTTCGCTTTTGCCGTTTTTTTGCGCGCTTTTAGTGCTTGGGTATTTTATGTATTTTGGCGGAAGCGAGATTTTTGCTCTGCTCGAAGAGGGGGCAAAAAGCGGTGATTTTAGCTTTTTGGACGAGGCGAGATTTCCGCTGATTGCAAAACTGCTAGCTTATGGTGCCACAAAATGGATAATCGGTGTGATTTTTTACACCTTTGGGACATTTTTGGTGCTTATGCTAAGCGTGTTTTGCGCACTTTTTATCGCTGGATTTCTCACGCCCATTGTCACAAAAGAGATAAATTTAAGACACTATCATTTAGAGCGCGCCGATGAGCCAAATTTGGGGCGAGTGCTAACCCTAATGGCGATTGAAATTTTAAAATTTATTGGAATTTTACTGCTTTGCTTGCTACTTTTAGCGGTTCCACTAATAAATCTTTTTGTGATAAATATACCATTTTTTTATATTTATTATAAACTCATTTTAATCGATGTCGCTTCAAACACCCTAGATAAAAAAAGCTTTGAAAAATGCTATAAAAAGGGCGGTGGGTATAAATTTATGCTTAGCGTATTTTTGTTTTATTTAGCGTGTTTGATTCCGCTCGTGGGTCTGTTTTTTCAGCTGTTTTTTATCATATACTTATCGCATATAATATTTTTATCGCAACTAAAATTTAAAAAAATTAATGCAAATCAATGA
- the dut gene encoding dUTPase has protein sequence MENYKKIKEMFLMQQRLNDETNGVSWEDGYTKNGKLINWKRCIYMECAELIDSFAWKHWKNIAAAPDIDNIVIEIVDIWHFVMSYVLEQNKNLKSIDEIASEVISVSAFREFSAHRANIEDYSIYEIVNDIELLIHETSGFNFSVGSLLQDYFRVAIKCGVNLEVLFAKYIGKNVLNKFRQDNGYKEGSYRKIWNGKEDNVVLVEILNSGVLEVGEIYANLEKAYKNSEI, from the coding sequence ATGGAAAATTATAAAAAAATAAAAGAGATGTTTTTAATGCAACAGCGCCTAAACGACGAAACCAACGGCGTGAGCTGGGAGGACGGATACACCAAAAACGGCAAATTAATCAACTGGAAGCGTTGTATTTATATGGAGTGTGCTGAGCTAATCGATAGCTTTGCGTGGAAGCACTGGAAAAACATCGCCGCAGCCCCTGATATAGATAATATCGTCATCGAAATCGTGGATATTTGGCACTTTGTGATGAGCTATGTTTTGGAACAAAACAAAAATTTAAAGAGCATTGATGAGATTGCTAGCGAAGTAATCAGCGTAAGTGCGTTTAGAGAATTTAGCGCGCACCGCGCGAATATCGAGGATTACTCGATTTATGAAATCGTAAATGATATCGAGCTTTTGATTCACGAGACGAGCGGATTTAATTTTAGCGTGGGTTCGCTTTTGCAGGATTATTTCAGAGTGGCGATCAAGTGCGGGGTAAATTTGGAGGTGCTTTTCGCCAAATATATCGGCAAAAATGTGCTAAATAAATTCCGCCAAGACAACGGCTATAAAGAGGGCAGCTACCGCAAAATTTGGAACGGCAAAGAGGATAATGTCGTTTTGGTCGAAATTTTAAATAGTGGCGTTTTGGAAGTGGGCGAAATTTACGCAAATTTAGAAAAAGCCTATAAAAACAGCGAAATTTAA
- the nifJ gene encoding pyruvate:ferredoxin (flavodoxin) oxidoreductase, with the protein MGKVMKTMDGNEAAAYVSYAFTEVAGIYPITPSSPMADYTDMWAAKGMKNLFGMPVKVVEMQSEAGAAGTVHGSLQAGALTTTYTASQGLLLKIPNMYKIAGQMLPGVIHVAARALAAQALSIFGDHQDVYACRQTGFAMLASDSVQEVMDLGGIAHLAAIKGRVPFLHFFDGFRTSHEIQKVEVMDYAEFDKLLDYDAVKAFRDNALNPEHPKTRGTAQNDDIYFQTRELTNKFYDALPDIVADYMEKISKITGREYKPFTYYGAKDATRVIVAMGSVNQTLEEVVDYLNSKGEKVGIIKVHLYRPFSVKHLFAVLPESVERICVLDRTKEPGSIGEPLYLDIKSAFYGSKKAPLIIGGRYGLSSKDVDPAQMIAVFDNLKSDQPKNGFTVGIEDDVTFLSLKVGEKISLGEADEIECLFYGLGADGTVGANKNSIKIIGDKTDLYAQAYFAYDSKKSGGYTRSHLRFGKKPIRSTYLVSNPNFVACSVAAYLEIYDVIDGIKDGGTFLLNSIWDAEETIKKIPNKVKRILAQKNVKFYILNATKLAHEIGLGNRTNTIMQSAFFKLAKIIPFEEAQKYMKEFAYKSYAKKGDAIVQMNYDAIDKGADGLVQVPVDPAWANLKDEVKTDSVGYKGTEFVEKIVKPVNAARGNDLPVSAFIGHEDGSFEAGTTKYEKRGVGVLVPKWIEENCIQCNQCAFVCPHAVIRPFLLDENDVANAPQYTKEHLLDAKGKDFAGMKYKIQVSPLDCTGCALCAENCPSKEKSLVMVPLGEEMDKGEQTSADYLFENIRYKDDLAPKNNVKNVGFARPYFEFHGACPGCGETPYITLVTRLFGDHMIVANATGCSSIYGGSAPSTPYRKDANGRGVAWANSLFEDNAEFGLGMKVATETIRHKIEDVMLNTMDEAPNALKALYNDWIENRNDTVKSREVTDKLIPILEQNKGVKGVSEILERKSYLSKKSQWIIGGDGWGYDIGYGGLDHVLASGENVNVLVLNTEVYSNTGGQSSKASRRGSIAQFTAGGKPVQKKDLGQIAMTYGNIFVAQINSNASQAATIKAILEAEAYDGPSLIICYCPCIAHGIKGGLNHSGTQAELATKCGYWPTYTFDPRLADAGQNPLKISSKEPDWDLYESFLMNEVRYNALRKNNPEHADELYAKNKQDSQKRYRQLKRLANSDYSDEI; encoded by the coding sequence ATGGGAAAAGTTATGAAAACTATGGACGGAAACGAAGCCGCGGCTTATGTTTCTTACGCTTTTACCGAGGTTGCAGGAATTTACCCTATCACACCTAGCTCACCAATGGCTGATTATACAGATATGTGGGCTGCAAAAGGCATGAAAAACCTTTTTGGTATGCCAGTTAAAGTCGTAGAAATGCAAAGCGAGGCAGGTGCCGCTGGAACAGTGCATGGCTCACTGCAAGCTGGTGCGCTTACTACAACTTACACAGCTTCACAAGGCTTACTACTTAAAATTCCAAATATGTATAAAATCGCTGGACAAATGCTACCGGGCGTTATCCATGTAGCAGCCAGAGCCCTTGCAGCGCAAGCTCTTTCTATCTTTGGTGATCACCAAGATGTCTATGCATGTCGCCAAACAGGCTTTGCTATGCTAGCAAGCGACAGTGTGCAAGAAGTAATGGATTTAGGCGGTATCGCTCACCTAGCAGCGATTAAAGGTCGCGTTCCTTTCCTACACTTCTTCGACGGTTTCCGCACAAGCCACGAAATTCAAAAAGTCGAGGTTATGGATTACGCTGAATTTGACAAATTGCTCGATTATGACGCAGTTAAGGCTTTCCGTGATAATGCGCTAAACCCAGAACACCCAAAAACTCGCGGAACAGCTCAAAACGATGACATTTACTTCCAAACAAGAGAGCTAACAAACAAATTCTACGACGCTTTGCCAGATATCGTAGCTGATTATATGGAAAAAATTTCAAAAATCACAGGCAGAGAGTATAAGCCTTTCACTTACTATGGCGCAAAAGACGCTACAAGAGTCATAGTCGCAATGGGTTCAGTAAATCAAACTCTTGAAGAGGTAGTTGATTATCTAAATTCAAAAGGCGAAAAAGTAGGTATTATCAAAGTTCATCTTTACAGACCATTTAGCGTCAAACACCTATTTGCTGTTTTACCAGAATCAGTAGAGAGAATTTGCGTTTTAGATAGAACAAAAGAGCCAGGAAGTATCGGCGAGCCACTATACCTAGATATCAAATCAGCATTTTATGGTAGCAAAAAAGCTCCACTAATCATCGGCGGACGCTATGGCCTAAGCTCAAAAGATGTCGATCCGGCTCAAATGATTGCTGTATTTGACAACCTAAAATCAGACCAACCAAAAAATGGCTTTACTGTGGGTATCGAAGATGATGTCACCTTCCTATCACTAAAAGTCGGCGAGAAAATTTCTCTTGGCGAAGCAGATGAAATCGAGTGTCTTTTCTACGGACTTGGCGCAGACGGCACAGTCGGTGCGAACAAAAACTCAATCAAAATTATCGGCGATAAAACAGATCTTTATGCGCAAGCATATTTCGCTTACGATAGCAAAAAATCAGGCGGTTACACACGCTCACACCTAAGATTTGGTAAAAAACCAATCCGCTCAACTTACCTAGTTTCAAATCCAAATTTCGTAGCCTGTTCAGTAGCAGCGTATCTTGAAATTTACGATGTAATCGACGGTATCAAAGATGGCGGAACTTTCCTTTTGAACTCAATCTGGGACGCAGAGGAAACTATCAAAAAAATACCAAACAAAGTAAAAAGAATCCTAGCGCAAAAAAATGTTAAATTCTACATTTTAAACGCTACTAAACTAGCCCACGAAATCGGACTAGGCAACCGCACAAATACCATTATGCAATCAGCGTTTTTCAAACTAGCAAAAATTATTCCGTTTGAAGAAGCTCAAAAATATATGAAGGAATTTGCATACAAATCATACGCTAAAAAAGGCGACGCAATCGTGCAAATGAACTATGACGCGATTGATAAGGGCGCTGACGGCTTAGTCCAAGTCCCAGTAGATCCTGCATGGGCAAATTTGAAAGACGAAGTAAAAACTGATAGCGTAGGATACAAAGGCACAGAATTCGTCGAAAAAATCGTAAAACCTGTAAATGCAGCGCGCGGTAACGATTTACCAGTATCAGCATTTATCGGACACGAAGACGGCTCTTTTGAAGCAGGCACTACAAAATACGAAAAACGCGGTGTAGGCGTGCTTGTACCAAAATGGATCGAAGAAAATTGTATCCAATGTAACCAATGCGCGTTCGTTTGCCCACACGCTGTAATCAGACCGTTCTTGCTAGATGAAAACGATGTAGCAAACGCTCCACAATACACAAAAGAGCACCTACTTGACGCAAAAGGCAAAGATTTTGCAGGTATGAAATATAAAATTCAAGTAAGCCCGCTAGATTGCACCGGTTGTGCATTGTGTGCTGAAAACTGCCCAAGCAAAGAGAAATCTTTGGTTATGGTTCCGCTTGGTGAAGAAATGGATAAAGGCGAGCAAACAAGCGCTGATTATTTATTCGAAAATATTCGCTATAAAGATGATTTGGCACCGAAAAACAATGTCAAAAATGTAGGTTTTGCTAGACCATATTTCGAATTCCACGGCGCATGCCCAGGTTGCGGTGAGACTCCATACATCACACTTGTAACAAGATTATTCGGCGATCACATGATTGTAGCAAATGCGACAGGATGTAGTTCGATCTACGGCGGTTCTGCTCCTTCGACTCCATACCGCAAAGACGCAAACGGACGCGGTGTCGCATGGGCAAACTCACTATTCGAGGACAACGCAGAATTCGGCCTTGGTATGAAGGTAGCAACTGAGACAATTCGCCATAAAATCGAAGATGTTATGCTAAATACAATGGACGAAGCTCCAAACGCGCTAAAAGCTCTATATAATGACTGGATTGAAAATCGCAACGACACTGTAAAATCTCGCGAAGTTACAGACAAACTAATCCCAATCTTAGAGCAAAACAAAGGCGTTAAGGGCGTTAGCGAAATTTTAGAGAGAAAATCTTACCTAAGCAAAAAATCACAATGGATTATCGGTGGCGACGGCTGGGGTTATGATATCGGATACGGCGGACTTGATCATGTTTTAGCTAGTGGCGAAAATGTAAATGTTTTGGTTCTAAACACTGAGGTTTATTCAAACACAGGTGGCCAAAGCTCAAAAGCTAGCCGCCGCGGTTCTATCGCTCAATTCACAGCTGGCGGAAAACCAGTTCAAAAGAAAGATTTGGGACAAATCGCTATGACTTACGGAAATATTTTCGTAGCTCAAATCAACTCAAACGCTAGCCAAGCTGCTACAATCAAAGCGATTTTGGAAGCAGAGGCTTATGATGGTCCATCACTCATCATTTGCTACTGCCCTTGTATCGCTCATGGTATCAAAGGCGGTCTAAACCACTCTGGCACACAAGCTGAGCTTGCGACAAAATGCGGTTACTGGCCAACTTATACCTTCGATCCACGCTTAGCAGACGCTGGTCAAAACCCACTAAAAATCAGCTCAAAAGAGCCTGATTGGGATCTATACGAGAGCTTTTTGATGAACGAAGTTCGCTACAACGCTCTAAGGAAAAACAACCCAGAGCACGCTGACGAGCTTTATGCTAAAAACAAACAAGACTCTCAAAAACGATACAGACAGCTAAAACGCTTAGCAAATTCTGATTATTCAGACGAGATTTAA
- a CDS encoding DUF2325 domain-containing protein yields the protein MSVLVIGADEITPIKVVLHNLGATHIEHWDARNENRVNRKPIPQNTDCVVMLTSFLNHNTMKKIKSEVKKRNIPLVCAKRSVSCVFCEYCKIFGLKNTFCCDKDKND from the coding sequence ATGAGTGTTTTAGTAATAGGCGCAGATGAAATCACTCCAATAAAGGTCGTTTTGCACAATCTTGGCGCGACGCATATCGAGCATTGGGACGCACGCAACGAAAACCGCGTCAATCGCAAACCAATCCCGCAAAACACCGACTGCGTGGTAATGCTAACTAGTTTTTTAAACCACAACACGATGAAAAAAATAAAAAGCGAAGTCAAAAAGCGCAATATCCCGCTTGTGTGCGCAAAACGAAGCGTGAGCTGTGTATTTTGCGAGTATTGTAAAATTTTCGGGCTAAAAAATACATTTTGTTGCGATAAAGACAAAAACGATTAA
- a CDS encoding flavodoxin → MIGIIYGSSMGNTEAAAKLISENLGIVNEIKNVADITPADLANYTALIVGSSTWNDGELQDDWASFDFDSLAINIAGKTVAIFGMGDSSSYSGAYCNAMAELYARFKTAGAKIIGAVPTEGYEFSASKAIKDGKFVGLALDNDNQSALTEGRIKAWLAQITQDLQ, encoded by the coding sequence ATGATAGGCATTATCTACGGTAGCTCGATGGGAAACACAGAAGCAGCCGCAAAACTCATAAGCGAAAATTTAGGCATTGTAAATGAAATCAAAAATGTAGCAGATATCACGCCAGCGGACCTCGCAAACTACACCGCGCTCATCGTGGGAAGCTCTACTTGGAACGATGGCGAACTCCAAGACGATTGGGCGAGCTTTGATTTTGATTCGCTCGCAATTAATATAGCTGGCAAAACGGTAGCGATTTTTGGCATGGGCGATAGTTCGAGCTATTCTGGCGCATACTGCAACGCAATGGCGGAATTGTATGCCAGATTTAAAACCGCTGGCGCAAAAATCATAGGCGCGGTGCCGACTGAGGGTTATGAATTTAGCGCAAGCAAAGCCATAAAAGACGGAAAATTCGTAGGCCTTGCCCTCGATAACGACAACCAAAGCGCCCTCACAGAAGGTCGCATAAAGGCTTGGTTGGCCCAAATCACCCAAGATCTTCAATGA
- a CDS encoding DMT family transporter — MKFEGQIFGIFITFLGGVLWGFSGVCGQYLFEIKGVSANWLVPLRLLCAGGVLVIYCVFSLRDRRVFAPILDANLRAQFLAFSILGLMLTQYFYFYSIELSNAAVATVIQYTAPAMILAIVCITEARLPKINEFISLILAILGVVILATHGDLGSLVISQKALIFCLLSAACVCVYNLAPKKLNQKYPVVLNLGWGMVLGGVVLGGVLGVWNLAGVSDLSGVLAFLGVVFFGTVLAFSFYMVGVKLIGAPKASLIAAIEPVSAAFFAHFWLGTKFVFLDFVGFVLILSCIFLLAKKG; from the coding sequence ATGAAATTCGAGGGTCAAATTTTTGGCATTTTCATAACCTTTCTTGGTGGGGTTTTGTGGGGATTTAGCGGGGTTTGCGGTCAGTATCTCTTCGAAATAAAGGGTGTGAGCGCAAACTGGCTTGTCCCGCTTCGCCTGCTTTGTGCTGGGGGAGTTTTGGTGATTTATTGCGTCTTTTCGTTGCGAGATAGGCGAGTTTTTGCGCCGATTTTGGACGCGAATTTGAGGGCGCAATTTTTGGCGTTTTCGATTTTGGGCTTAATGCTGACGCAATATTTTTACTTTTATTCTATCGAGCTTTCAAACGCCGCTGTTGCCACCGTGATCCAATACACCGCGCCCGCGATGATTTTGGCGATTGTGTGTATCACGGAGGCGCGACTACCTAAAATCAATGAGTTTATTTCGCTGATTTTGGCGATTTTAGGCGTTGTGATTTTGGCTACGCATGGGGATTTGGGCTCGCTTGTAATCAGCCAAAAAGCGCTTATTTTTTGTCTGCTTAGCGCAGCTTGCGTTTGCGTGTATAATCTCGCGCCCAAAAAACTAAACCAAAAATACCCCGTCGTGCTAAATTTAGGTTGGGGCATGGTGCTTGGCGGAGTGGTTTTAGGCGGGGTTTTGGGCGTGTGGAATTTAGCTGGCGTTAGCGATTTAAGCGGTGTTTTGGCGTTTTTGGGCGTGGTGTTTTTCGGCACGGTTTTGGCATTTAGCTTTTATATGGTTGGGGTGAAATTAATCGGTGCGCCAAAAGCAAGCCTAATCGCCGCGATTGAGCCAGTTAGCGCAGCCTTTTTTGCGCATTTTTGGCTAGGGACAAAATTTGTGTTTTTGGATTTCGTAGGATTTGTGCTGATACTTTCGTGTATATTTTTATTAGCGAAAAAGGGCTAA
- a CDS encoding toxic anion resistance protein, producing MTTDLIVNTIKNSEVNLANAVFKDEINQSDKEKINEKAMELLAFLSGKDSAQIREILESITIADTQKLENSSSLLSVKISQLQSIESDKSHSISKSLIKLNDELSAINPYKFNFTPSKILSFLPFVGKPINAYLKKFKTAKATIDETLSHLEEGQKLLREDNAVLDYEKEFYKQSAISLQKKAIVFEQLVRAIEQNLAKFPPEDKKFYENNLLLNLNKKIRSIYEILAVTRQGFLSSDQIANTNYELIDNISNVKIVTKRALEIGVAMAVSLENQKNVMQAVEKTKSLADEIILQNAKKMNEQSDEIFAMSSKGTLNLENLKEAFSQIDEALNKMDTLKEQSLKNLKTELENLKEITDKLDEKVKANQKIEKFKSEISLEF from the coding sequence ATGACTACGGATTTGATTGTAAATACGATAAAAAATAGTGAGGTAAATTTGGCTAATGCTGTTTTTAAAGATGAAATCAATCAAAGCGATAAAGAGAAAATCAATGAAAAAGCAATGGAGCTTTTAGCGTTTTTATCTGGTAAGGATAGTGCGCAAATAAGAGAAATTTTGGAGAGCATTACCATAGCCGATACCCAAAAATTAGAAAATTCATCATCGCTTTTAAGCGTGAAAATCTCGCAACTTCAAAGCATAGAAAGCGACAAATCGCACAGCATAAGCAAGTCGCTAATAAAGCTAAATGATGAATTATCTGCGATTAATCCTTATAAATTTAATTTTACGCCTAGCAAAATTTTATCTTTTTTACCGTTTGTAGGAAAGCCGATAAATGCGTATTTGAAAAAATTTAAAACAGCAAAAGCTACGATAGATGAAACGCTTTCGCATTTGGAAGAGGGACAAAAACTTCTAAGAGAAGATAATGCTGTTTTGGACTATGAAAAAGAGTTTTATAAACAAAGTGCTATATCTTTGCAAAAAAAGGCGATTGTTTTTGAGCAGTTAGTTCGCGCGATAGAGCAAAATTTAGCAAAATTTCCGCCAGAGGATAAGAAATTTTACGAAAATAATCTGCTTTTAAATTTAAATAAAAAAATTAGAAGCATTTATGAAATTTTGGCTGTTACAAGGCAAGGGTTTTTATCAAGCGACCAGATTGCAAACACAAACTACGAACTAATCGATAATATCTCAAATGTCAAAATCGTAACCAAAAGAGCCCTAGAAATTGGCGTTGCAATGGCTGTGAGTTTGGAAAATCAAAAAAATGTCATGCAGGCGGTGGAAAAAACAAAATCCCTAGCCGATGAAATAATTTTGCAAAATGCAAAAAAAATGAACGAACAAAGTGATGAAATTTTTGCAATGTCATCAAAAGGAACGCTAAATTTGGAAAATTTAAAAGAGGCGTTTAGTCAAATCGATGAAGCTTTGAATAAAATGGATACCCTAAAAGAGCAATCTTTGAAAAATTTAAAAACCGAGCTTGAAAATTTAAAAGAAATCACAGATAAATTAGATGAAAAAGTAAAAGCAAATCAAAAAATAGAAAAATTTAAATCTGAAATTTCGTTGGAATTTTAA